A region from the Acyrthosiphon pisum isolate AL4f chromosome A1, pea_aphid_22Mar2018_4r6ur, whole genome shotgun sequence genome encodes:
- the LOC100573063 gene encoding 3,4-dihydroxyphenylacetaldehyde synthase, with product MDSESFRVCGKTVIDYIADYVDNIRDRPVLSSVKPGYLYELVPPEAPVKGEDWKTVLDDVENIIMPGITHWNSPQFHAFFPTGNSYPAIVGDMLCNAIGSIGFSWITSPACTELEVQVMNWFGKILDLPKEFLNESEGPGGGVLQGSASEATFVCLLAAKDRTTKRIKALDPSMTDGEIKAKLVAYTSGKFLRETPPVRKLDR from the exons ATGGATTCCGAATCGTTCAGAGTATGCGGGAAGACCGTTATCGACTACATCGCAGACTACGTGGACAACATTCGAgacag GCCCGTTCTGTCCTCCGTCAAACCAGGTTATCTCTACGAATTGGTGCCGCCCGAGGCTCCAGTCAAAGGTGAAGATTGGAAGACGGTGTTGGACGACGTGGAGAACATAATCATGCCCGGCATTACACATTGGAACTCGCCGCAGTTTCATGCGTTTTTCCCAACCGGAAACTCTTATCCGGCCATCGTCGGTGACATGCTGTGCAACGCCATCGGATCCATAGGATTTTCTTGG ATAACGAGTCCAGCGTGTACTGAACTCGAAGTGCAAGTTATGAATTGGTTTGGGAAAATCTTGGACTTGCCGAAAGAGTTCTTGAACGAGTCCGAAGGGCCCGGTGGTGGCGTACTtcag GGCAGCGCCAGCGAAGCTACGTTCGTGTGCCTGTTGGCAGCCAAAGACCGCACGACGAAGCGGATCAAAGCACTCGACCCGAGCATGACTGACGGTGAGATCAAGGCGAAACTGGTGGCTTACACTTCCGGTAAGTTTTTACGGGAAACACCACCTGTTAGAAAACTCGATCGATAA